CATGTACATACAAAACGAGGTAGTCATATTGCATACTTTCAAGGACTAAAGGCAACTTCTTGGTCTGACAAAATTATTGGAGAGTATTTTGCGGCGATTCTACGAGAAGAATTCTCCAAACAAAGATCTCCACAAAAGGCAAAAAAGAAATCCAAAAAAAAGTAGGTCTAATGTGATTGCAAACGATAGTTTTGCGGCGAAAGTCCAAACCGATTTTGAAAAAGTTTATGAAATGAAGATTTAGAATTGAATCCAGAAGCATAAATAATGCTCAATATGGTCATATCAGGTCTTTCCAGAAGAAGTCTCGCTGCCTCCATCAACCGAAATTGATTAACATAGTTACGAAATGTAATTTCCAGATGAGAATTTAAAATCTCAGAGAGCTGGTGTGTACTTAGATCCAATCGCTTTGATAGAATCGGCAAAGTAAGATTATCATTCAAATACAATTGTTCCAAATTCATAAGGTCATCCAGTCTCTGTAAAACCTGAGCTATATTGATTCCATTCACTCGACTTTCTTTGTATCGAGCAAAACGCGTTTCTGTTTTAAAATTGGGAATAATTTCTCGATGATTCGTTTTTAACAATAAAATAAAAGCCAAAAGAGACGACAGCCCAAGACAGGCAACAAAAAACATTTGCATAAAAAACAACTGGGAAATAACAAACAAAGTGACTACAAAAAAAGAGTAAATCAATAACCATAGAAACGGTCCAAATGATGATTTAAGTTTTTCCTTAGAACCAAACCTCCAACGGAACACTCGAATGCTAATCCATAATGTATAACAAAAAATTGATACAACACCAAGACTCAGTAAATATTGAATAGAAATCCCAAAGCTCGAACTGATATTTTGAATGTGTAAATCCATAGAAGGCAACTCATAGTTCACTGGACGCATTATATAAATATATAATAAACTCAGGAGAGATGGTATAAAATGGAGAATTGGTATTTTATAGTATTCTCCTCCACTCATCTCGTCAAAAAAAATATAAATAAAAGGACCAATTAAAAAGATACAAGGGATATGAATTCCATAAAAAAAAGGACATGAATGAATTCCTTCAGTTAATTCAGCATAAACATGTAATTGTAAAACAGACAAGGATAAGAAAAAAAATGAAGAAGAATAGCGATAGAAAACACCTGTTTCAAATTTAAATTTTCTCGAATAAATTGAGCCTTGAGAAGAAACGAGCTCTTTTCTCTTCCTTTCCTTTTGTATCGTTTCAATGAAATGTGAGACGGCCAAAATAAGAGCAACCAATGCTCCTGCGAACGGAATCAAATTCATAAAACAATTAAGAAAGAAAAAAGCCGATTGTCTATTTTTTTTATAAAAAACCTACATCTTTCCGTTCCATCCGTATACGAACGGACGACCGGTTCATAAAACTAGGTGATAATAAATGTATGAATCCTTATACCAAAAACTTCCTTAGAAACCTTCCATACACCCAAAAACAATTTTACTTACAAAGTTTAAGGCTTTTGATAATTTTCACATTTGTTTTTAGCACCTTTAACCTATTCGGACAATCATTCGATCCAACTTTAAGTAACTTAGAGGTTCTTTCGATTAAACCAAACCACAAAAAACCATTAATTGCAGTCATTGGAGAAAATCAATATACAGAACTTACCGACTTTGTCGTTCCCTATGGAATTTTAAAACGAGCGGAAATAGCAGATGTCTACGCATTGGCACCTAACAAAGGAGCAATGAGTATGTTTCCAGCTCTCTCAATAGAAATCAAAACTTCTCTTGATGACTTTGACAGGCTTCATCCAGAAGGATCAGATCTTGTGATTGTTCCCGCCATTCACAATGCTGAAAACAAAATCTTAATCCAATGGATTCAAAAGCAATATGAACGCGGAGCAACCATTGTAGGTGTTTGCGATGGAGTCTGGACATTGGGTTATGCCGGGTTGTTAAAAAATAAACAGACTACTGGACATTGGTATTCAAAAGAAAACCTAGCTAAGACATTTTCAGATTCTACATGGATCAAAAACAAAAGATACATTCAAGATAAAAAGATCATTACAACAACAGGTGTCACTGCTTCTATTCCTGTTTCTCTCGCTTTGATTGAGGCAATCGCTGGATTTAAAAAAGCAAAAGAAATGGCAATAGAACTCGGAGTATCCGATTGGAGTCCACGACATAATACCGAGGAATTCCGCTTAGGTTGGAAACAGTATGTAACCGCAGCAAAAAATCTAATTTTCTTTTGGAATTATGAATCCGTTGGGATTCCTATGTATGAAGGTATTGATGAAGTTTCTTTGGCATTAGTTGCTGATGCCTATTCTCGGACGTACAAATCAAAAGCCGTAACTATTGATTATGGTACCCTACCCGTTCTTACCAAATCAGGAATCAGGTTCATTTCTGATTTAAGTAGTGATAACCTACAGCAAGGACAAACCCTGAAAGCGATAACAAGGCAGGTAAAAGCTAACGAGCAATTACACCAAACGCTTGTAGAAATTGAAAAACAATACGGTACATCTACGATGCAATTCGTAGCAATGCAGTTGGAATATGCAATCCAACAATGATTCGTTATGTCTCGTGGAAAATCGACTGAATCGGATTCCATTTTCAAAATTTCTCCTCCAACCTTTTTCAGCTCGCGTCTCTTTTGCAATTATGAAAACTGGAATCATTAAACTTATGCATTCAAAACTTAAACTGTATTTCATCCTTTCCTTTTTTCTTTTTGGATTTCTTCTGCTATCCAGCATGACTCTGGTGTTGCAGATGCAGAATGCACTACCAAAAAATCTGACTACAACAATCGCTGTAGAAACCATTCTCCTTGTAGTTATTGGTGTCCTCTTTGGATTGACCTTAAGTTCTTGGTTTCTTAAAATCTTTGGGAAGTTGGAAGCTGCCTTCAAGGAAGTCGGGCTCGGAAATTTACAAGTTCGACTCAAATACAAAACCAATGATCTATTCTCTGATTTTTACATGAGTTTCCATAGAATGTTACAAGCTCAAGGAGAACTCATTCAACACATTAAAACATCCGCAGACACCTTGTCCTCCGATTCACAAGAAATGAAGTTGGTAACTCTTGACTTTTCAACAAACTTACAATCGCAGTCCGCTGCGACGGAAGAAGTTTCAGCATCGATTGAGGAAATCTCTGGAGTTGCTGTATCCATTTCAAACATTGCGGAAAACAACTCACAAAGTATGAGCAACTTAACATCTGAGGTTGATCGACTATCAATGGCGATCGATAAAACAGGTGAATATGTAGAAGGGACTCTCGATTCTATAAAAAATATTATCGAACGCGCAGAAGCAGGAAAAAATACACTTCGCACAATGAATGAAGCAATGGACAATTTGTCTAATAGTTCACTTGAAATTTCCAAAACAGTCGATGTAATTGCAAAAATCAGTGAACAAGTTAACATGCTTGCTTTGAACGCTTCAATCGAAGCTGCACGTGCTGGTGATGCGGGAAGAGGATTTGCGGTCGTTGCAGAAGAAGTTTCGAAACTTGCAGAGAGAACAGCAGGTGCAGTTAAAGGTATTGATTCTTTAATGAAAAAAAATCAGAATGATGTTTCTTTGGGTAGAGAACGAATTGAAAAAACCACAATGGAAATCCAAGAAATCATAGGTAATATTGATTCTATTTCCGGGAAAATAACGGAAGTTCATTCTGCAGTAATTACACAAAAAGAATTAAAGAACAAACTCCTCAAGGAAGCTGTCTTTGTAAAAGAGCGATCTGAAGAAATCAAAGAAGCGGTTACCGAACATAAGACAGCCACAAACGAAGTAATGGCATCCGTTTCTTCCATTAGCCAATCTTCCTTTAGTAATTCTGAAAGTAGCGATGTACTTGCAGGTAAAATCACCGCAATTGCGAATACGGCTCACAAACTAATTGCAATGGTTGATCTTTTCAAAACAAATGTTGTTTTTGATGAATCTTCGATTTCAGAAAGAGATGAAGCTACTCACAAACTTCAATTCCGATCAGAAATTGGCAGCATTTACTACGTGAAAGAAAAAGATTTACTGGAAGTTGTTTGGACGCCAGACTTTAGCGAAGAAAAATACACTGAAATTTTGAACGAAGCATTAAATATTATTCATAAATATAACATACGTAAGTGGCTAGCAGATACTAGAAGGATGGGACTTGTCACAAGGCCTGCACAAGAATGGGTAAACGTCAATTGGTTCCCAAAAGCAAGTAATTCCAGCCTTAGAAAGATGGCCGTTGTCGTCCCTAACTCAGCACTGGCAGCCATCTCAATAGATGATCAAACATTAAAAACTGGTAATGTAGAACTGAAATCGGTACCAAGTTTAGAATCTGGAATTGTTTGGTTAAACGACTAAACTCGTAGCTAATAAAACTAGCAGATCATTGTTTTATTTTGAATCGCAATGATCTGCAAAAATTTAATCTTTATTTATCTCGTTCTAATACAAAGAAGAAAGGTTGTTTCATTCCCCTGTAATCCATACATCCAAATAAAGTATCTTGATTTACTTTTTTAAAAACATCATGAATTGGAAGATTATCATAAATCATGGCAGCAGTAAGTTTTCCACGAAATTCGATTCGACGAACACGGGCTTTTGATTTAGAAGTCTGAAATAAAAAACGAACTAATAAAAATAAATATCGCAAAGGCCACAAACGGGTTGATGGAATTAAAGTTGCCAAACGAACAGGCATTAGAGATGGATTTACTTTGAATAAAGTTTTACCAAAAGACTTAAACACCAAAGGGTGCACATTATCTGCATCAACAAATTCCTTACCATACCAATTGAATGTTTCTAATGCCCCATCCATTGTGTGTGCGGTGTGAAATCCAGATCCATGCCACCGGCCGATTGTATCTTCTATGGAAACGGTTTCTAATGCGTCGAAGAGTGCGAACGAATCGTCTGTTGAATTGTTCTTTTTGCCGCGCATTTCGTTGAATTTTTTTTCAAGAGTATTCATAATTAAATTGTAACCTAGACCAACTTTTTACCTCTCCCACTCCTAGGAAATATATATACAAAAAGAAAAACAATTTCCAAACTTCAATCAAGAACAGATTGAATTCGTTTTCGTTCTTCGGTGATACTTATTCTGGTTTCTTCTATTTTTTTTGAAACAGAATTGGATTCGATAACGTCAAAGAATATCCTCTGCATAAGAATAAGAGTTTGTATGGGTTCGAATGACCGATTCAAATGCATAACAAATATCCACTATAACTTTCCCGACTTGCAATTTCCTGTCTCTATAGTATACTATTCTTATGAATGTAACAGATTCCGAGATAAAATCACTCCTTGAGTCCTATAAAAAAATCACAGTCTACGGACTCAGTAATGACTTATCCAAACCAAGTCATTATGTTCCAGTGTTCATTCGAGACAAAGGATGGGAAGTAATCGGAACCTATCCCAAAGAACACAGCGTAGGTGGATTTACAATTTATAAAAGTTTAAAGGATGTCCCTAAAGAAGATAGGAAGTTCATCGATGTCTTTCGAAGTTCTGATAAAATTCCTGAAGTGATCGATGAAATTTTAAGTCTGGGTGGAACAGAAGTGATATGGCTTCAACTCGGAATCTCACATCCAGAGGCAGAAAAAAAAGCCGAGGATGCAGGGATACGAGTTGTGTCCAATCGTTGCCTCATCATAGAACATAGGAATTATTTTTAACCCGATGTTTGTTTTGATAGAAGTTGTTTACCAAACCATGTGAAGGGAAGAAAAGACAATAAACTAATCGATACAAACCATAGGGGTTGGCCCGGAAGGAATACGAAAAAATTAAAAGCACCGGCAAGAGTCAAAAGAAAACCCACAAGAATTACCAAAAGTGTTCCGTGGCTTTTACTAAGTTTCATAGTTACAACCCCACTCACCAATGCCCCTAATATATATCCAAAATAGACAGGTATGTAAGCAGAAGTTGGTAATTTTGACATAAACTCTCTTAAAAGTTCTGGGTTGTTTATAATCGTATCATTAGGCGGTTTCACAAAAAAAGAATTTGTAAACTCAACCGCCATCATAATGGCCATAGCCGATACCAAGCCGAGGAGAATAGAAATACTATTTTTTACCATAAGTTCTCCAACCTAAATCAAACAAATAGTAGTTTCTATACTGAAATGCAATTCAAAAATGAATGATCATCCTTTCTTATTTGATTGATAGTCTTTCCAAGACCCACAACTCCAAAGAGCCCAAAGGATAAGGACCGGCTGAAAGAACAAACGAATCAAACGGGCTCTATCGGTATCCAAACCAAAAGCGCTGATCCCATTTATATATTGAGATATATTCCCGGGAAATATTAAAACAAAAAACAAAGCAACGACCCAACCAACTTGCACTTGTTTGCTGCGAAGAAAAATCAGAGATAATCCCAACGTGATTTCCACAACCCCAGATAAGATGACTACCAAATCCGGATCGATAGGTAACCAAGTGGGTACCTGTGCTAAAAATTCTGTCCTATGCCATGTTAGGTGACCAGTTCCAGCGAAGACCAAAAAGGCTCCGAGTAAGATACGTAAAACGGTTTGGTAGATAGACCTTTCGGTTGTGCTTACTTGATTCATGGTAACTTAGACTAAAAATACGAACTTTTGGTCCAGACTGAGGGAATCTTCGCAAAATCTCAAATATATGAGACTGAGTCCTTATCTCAATTAATTCTCGACAAATTAGGATGAGTCCGAAGGAATGGCCATATGACTTTCCTTTTTGAGATTGAATCTCAGACAAAGACAGGATTCCGAAAGACTTCTTCCCCGGCCCCAGGAACTCTCCTCCAAAAGAAATTCAGCATACTGTCCTCCTTACTGTTCATTTCGATCTTTTTTACAGCTCCCCTACTTTCACAAACTACTGAGAAAACTCCACAATCTCCTTCCAATGGGACAGATCCTGTTCCCAATGTGGGAACGAAACCGGCAGACCAAGGGATCCGTGTGACTGGCAAAAAAGATCCTAGAGACCGGGAAATCCTTCGGACTCCCAATAGCATCAGTCGTTTGAACGAACAGGACATTCAGGATGCCGGTATCAATCGAACCAACGATATCGATAAACAAGTTCCCAATTTTTCCATCATTGATTCGGGATCACGTAACTTTACATATTTTAACATTCGCGGGATGCGAAGTATTGCCTTCAGTGAACCTGCTGTTGGTTTGATCTTAGATGGAATTCCATTGAATGACAATGTGGCACTGAACACTGAATTATACGGAATAGAAAACATAGAAGTATATCGAGGGAGCCAAGCCACCTTGTTTGGTAAAAATTTTCAAGGTGGTGTTGTTGAGATTCGAACAAAAAAACCAACCAATGTAGCAGAAGGAAAAATCACCTTCGACGCTGGAAATTATAAAAAACAAGAAACGTCTGCATATTACAATGCCCCCATCATTAAAGATAAATTATTCTTTGGAATCGCGGGCAAAACTACAGAGCGTGAAGGATACTTATCGAACGTAACTGGTTTTTATTACCCTACTAACCGACCGTATGAAGTTCCCGTAGAACTCTATAAAACTCATCCGGATGGAAGAAAAGGAAAAGCAGGACGTTTTCGTTTATACTTTACTCCTAATGATATCTTTGAAGCAGACTTACAAGTCAGTGCCGAAAGTTTCGATGACGGCTCACTCAACTTAGTAAACTACTTGGGTGCCAAGTCTGAAAGGGAAAAGGCCCTGCTACAAGGTTGTGTTGCGATGCCTTCCAACTGTTCCAAGTTATATGGAACATACGTAAATAGAGTCAATGGAGATAGAAAGGTTTATTGGGATTACGAAGGAAAAAGTAATGTCACAGGAAATACCTACTCTCTCGCTACGACAACAAAATTACCTCATGTTCTCCTTAAAACAGCATCTGCCATTCGTAAGATGGATATTGACCCTATCACAGCAGATGCCGACTTCACAACTACCGATCAACATAGATCGATTTATGTTGAGAAGGCCACAACTTTTCTCAACGATGTATATGTTGAATCTAAAGACAAACATGACCCACTCCAATTTAAGGCTGGAATCTATTCATCCAATAAAATTACAAATATTGACACAGCGAGAGAACATAGGGTTCAAATGTATGTGGGGACTGATTTTGGTGGCCTTCGTGCCCCGGCTCGCGAAAACAATCTTACCAGGATCCACGATCGTAACATTAGTTTTTATACGCATAACAGTTATACTTTTGCAGAAAAATTTACCGTCACGATTGGATCAAGATTGGAACGACAAGAAAGTCGAATGTCCCATACGGAACAGATCATAGGTTTTTCACCTATCAATCCTTATGGTGAAACAAAACTTTTATCCGATCCATATACAATTAACAATCATTACAACTACAATGTATCTAGATTTATCTTTGATTACAAACCCATCGAAAACCTTATGTTTTTTATTGGGTTTAGTCGTGGTTATAAAAACGCCGGTTATAGCACTGTTGTCAACATTCCCAATAGAGCCACATTCAAACCAGAAATCAATGATACCATCGAAGCCGGTATCAAATCAGAATTTTTTAAAGGAAAATTCGGATTAAAATACACTCAGTTCTATACTGAAACGCAAGACTTTCATGTAGTCCGGGCCATCAACCTTTCTCAATACATAAACCTCAATGCCGAACTTGTTACCATCAGAGGATATGAACTAGAAACATTTCTAAAACCACATAAGGATGTGAAACTAGGACTCTCAGCAGGTTACACAGAAGGAATTTTTAACAAGTTTTATGATTCCGTTCTAGGCCGTGATTTCAACGGGAAATGGGTTCATTTCATTCCTAAATACGACATTGTAAGTTACCTCCAATATAGAAACGAATATGGAATTTTCTTCCGAAGCGAATTCCAAGCCGTTGGCCAAATGTATTTCGCAGCAGATAACACTGTGTATAGCGATCCGTATTATGTAATTAATTCTAGGATAGGATATGAAACTGATACCCTCTCCGCCTATTTATATATGAACAATATGAACGATCGCTATTACTTCACATCTTATATAGATGGAACGTTTCAAGCAGTACCCGGTGCACCAAAGACCTACGGATTTATGTTAACTTATAAAATTTAAATTTCTGGAGACAATTATGAAAACAAAAACCCTTCTCACCCTAATCACCCTTGGACTCTCACTTTTTCAATGTGATTTGTTTGATCCCGAGTCAAAAGTTACCAGTGATGACCTGGTATCTATGTTAGCCCTACAACAAATCAATGCGAACAGTATGAGCGAGGCACAAAGACTTGGCCTAAACGTTGCTTATAGCCATAGGTTTAGTATCAAAAATGGACCTCATTTGTTTTGCCGAGAGTATTCAACTGCTTACCTAGAAAAACAAGCGGAATGGGAAAAGGATATGGAACAAACTTATACCACCATTGGAAATGGTATTGGTATAGAAATTGTAGTAGAAAGGATGAGTGGACCTTGTGCTGTAACGAATAAAGTGGCAGCCTGCCATTATGATGGGGTAGACGGAATCAACGATCTCATCCCTTACGCATACACTACAGAAGGAGAACATAAATATTTAATTCCTGCAAACGCATTCTATGGTACTACAGATCTAAAGAGCGCTAAAGAAGCTTGTGAGAGATTCAAAGGAACTTACGTTTGTTACGATCCAAGTAAATGTTGGCAATAACATAAACATCAAGAAGAACTCAAAGGAATCTTTTGGGTTCTTCTTCTTTTATTCTTTCTCTTTATATAAAATATACTAACCCCACTGATGGCAAGGATTGCCGGAGAGAGTCCACCGATTACCCAAACTACCTTACTCAAATGATTGCCAAAAGTTCCAAAATGAAGGGGCCGAAATGAATCCAATACTCGATTCAAAAAACTTTCTTTCGACATATCGACTTTTTCAAATATTTTCTTGGTTTTCACATCAAAACGAATGTATGAGCCAAACCGACTTTCCAATCCAGAGGAATCAAAACGATTCCCATAAATTCCAATTGGCTCTTCTTTTGAATGGTGAGGAAAGGATACATATCCTAAGTGGAATCCAGGAATTTCTATTTTAGTTTGTTCTACCAATTGATTGATCGAATCTTCTTTATGCCAAAGATGATGGACTACCTTTTCTGCTGGAAATGTAAGAATCACGGTATCCCTAAAACTCCACCATCCGCCAGTGATTGCTAAAATCAAATGGAACCAAACTGCATTAATACCAACAAACTTGTGCAAGTCGGAAAATAAAATTTGTATACTTTCTTTCCATCGAAGACGAAACAAACTTACCCAAAATCGTTTATAAAGTTTAATACCACTGATAGCCAAAAACAAATAGATAAAGGCAATACATCCTGTAAGAAAGTAACCAACCCCACCTAGAAAAAGGCTATAATGTAATACTAATAAAAATCCGTACAAACTATCACTTCGATCCTCCTTCATTTTTCCAATGACCTTGCCATTGTATGGATTGATTAAATAGACAGATTCATGACTGGGAGTTTCTAAATTATGAAACCAAACTTGGTCAGCTTGGTCATTTAAGTCGGAGAGCAACCAACCAGCGACACTTCCCTCCGGAACTTGATTTAACAATTGTTTGTACAAAGTATCTAAAGGCAAACGGTCCTGCTCTACGGTAATAGAATTTAAGCCAGTAAGGGATTGAATTTCCTTTCCATAGACCAATAAAGATCCGGTCAGACCCAAAACCAAAAGGAAACTCGCTCCAAAAATTCCGAGAACCATATGCAACTGATACCAAGTTTTTGCCTTCACGAAAGAGAACTCCTAGGGTGGGAATAGAACCAAACTATGAGAATAGGTCTCATTTTCAACTAAAACTCAAATAGACCTTCTTTGCCTAAGAGGCGGGTTTTCGCCCCCAACTTCTCTGGTCTGGAAGATTTCCGGGTTTCCAAGTGGCGGTAACATTTCCACTCTGATCAAGAATTATGTTTGGATTTTCTTATTTGCGTTTCGACCGTCGAGAGTTTGCGGGTGCCTTTGGGGACATCGGAACGGACTTACCTCTCCTAGTTGCTATGATCCTTGCGGCGGGCCTGGACACACCGAGTGTTTTCATTGTGTTCGGATCAATGCAGATCTTAACGGGATTAATTTATAAAATGCCAATGCCGGTGCAACCACTGAAAGCCATGGCAACTCTTGTCATCACTGGAAAAATTGCAGGACCTATTGTGTTAGGTGCTGGAATTGCAATTGGGACTATCATGTTTTTTCTTTCCTTATTTGGGCTTTTAGATCGCCTAACAAAGTTAATTCCTAAGGCAGTGGTGCGTGGATTACAATTTGGACTAGGTATTAGTCTTTGTATTCTTGCCTGCAAGGAATACATCCCCGCCGAACAAACAAAAGGATATGTACTTGCTGCACTTTCCTTTTTTATCATTATTTTATTACTCGATAACAAAAAATACCCTGCTTCCCTATTTGTCATTTTGTTAGGGATAGTCTATGCGTTAAGTTTTCATTTTAACCTTTCCCTACTCCAAAGCAGTGTAGAAGTTCATGTTCCAATTCTGTTTTTACCTGATGCAGATATGATCCTAAAAGGTTTTGTGTTATTAGCAATTCCTCAAATCCCATTGTCTTTAGGAAACTCCATCCTTGCCACCAAACAAGTATCTGATGACCTTTTTCCTGATAGAAAACCAATCAGTGTCAAAAAAATTGGGTTCACCTACTCATTGATGAATTTGGTCTCTCCTCTTTTTAGCGGAATTCCATGTTGCCATGGAGCTGGCGGAATGGTCGGTCATTATACTTTCGGGGGAAGGACAGGAGGTTCTGTGGTGATTTATGGATCTCTCTACATCATCCTGGGTCTTTTTTTTGGGAATGGGATCCAAAACATAATCAAAACATTCCCGCTGCCGATGCTTGGTGTGATTCTTTTTTTCGAAGCCCTATCTCTTATCACCTTGCTAAAGGATACAATCCCAAACAAAAGAGAGTTTATCATCGCCATCCTTACAGGGATGATCGCTTTCGGACTTCCTTATGGATTTTTGATCGCAATGGTCGTAGGAACTGGTGTTTATTATTCACCAATTACACTTTCCACATTATCTAAATTAGGTGATAGGATCAAAAAAGAACTATAAGAAAATAGAGAAATTCGAATCAATCCGAACATAGAAATTTTGTTGAATCACGATTAACTAAACAGATTCCTCCAGATGATTCACCATCTCTCGAATGATTTTGTTCACTTCCGGGCGACAACTTCCACACCCAGTTCCAGCGCCGGTTGTTGCCATAATGGAATCTAAATTGTTGGCGCCATTTTTAATTTCCTCTTCGATATTTCCACGACCCACACTGTTACAAGAGCAGACAAGAGCACCTTTTTGTGGTTTGGTGGCGGTTCCACCCGAGAGTAATTTCCCTCGTTTGTCCCCAAGTTCCACACCACTCGCAATTAAGTTTTTATATTCAACAAATTCAGCTTTGTCTCCGATGAGAATGGCACCAACGAGTTTATCACCCTTCACAATGCATTTTTTATAACGCCTTCTTTTACGATCCAAAAATACAATTTCTTCGTATTCATCGGATAGATTTTCAAAAGAAACACCAGGAAGACGAAGTGAAACGAGTTCAAGTCCTGGAATTTTCAAAAGATTGGAATGTAATGATCCTGAGTATGTTTTGTATTTATAACCAAATATATGTGAGGCGGCGACTTTCGCCTGTTCTTCTGCCGCAAGAACTGTCCCGTAAACACCACTGGCATGTTCTGCTACTTCTCCAATGGCATAAATATCAGGATCACTGGTTTGCAAAAACTCATTTACTTTGATCCCTTCTCCTAATTCAAAACTTAAGTTTTTTGCTA
The sequence above is drawn from the Leptospira sp. WS4.C2 genome and encodes:
- a CDS encoding PepSY-associated TM helix domain-containing protein; its protein translation is MKAKTWYQLHMVLGIFGASFLLVLGLTGSLLVYGKEIQSLTGLNSITVEQDRLPLDTLYKQLLNQVPEGSVAGWLLSDLNDQADQVWFHNLETPSHESVYLINPYNGKVIGKMKEDRSDSLYGFLLVLHYSLFLGGVGYFLTGCIAFIYLFLAISGIKLYKRFWVSLFRLRWKESIQILFSDLHKFVGINAVWFHLILAITGGWWSFRDTVILTFPAEKVVHHLWHKEDSINQLVEQTKIEIPGFHLGYVSFPHHSKEEPIGIYGNRFDSSGLESRFGSYIRFDVKTKKIFEKVDMSKESFLNRVLDSFRPLHFGTFGNHLSKVVWVIGGLSPAILAISGVSIFYIKRKNKRRRTQKIPLSSS
- a CDS encoding putative sulfate/molybdate transporter, with the protein product MFGFSYLRFDRREFAGAFGDIGTDLPLLVAMILAAGLDTPSVFIVFGSMQILTGLIYKMPMPVQPLKAMATLVITGKIAGPIVLGAGIAIGTIMFFLSLFGLLDRLTKLIPKAVVRGLQFGLGISLCILACKEYIPAEQTKGYVLAALSFFIIILLLDNKKYPASLFVILLGIVYALSFHFNLSLLQSSVEVHVPILFLPDADMILKGFVLLAIPQIPLSLGNSILATKQVSDDLFPDRKPISVKKIGFTYSLMNLVSPLFSGIPCCHGAGGMVGHYTFGGRTGGSVVIYGSLYIILGLFFGNGIQNIIKTFPLPMLGVILFFEALSLITLLKDTIPNKREFIIAILTGMIAFGLPYGFLIAMVVGTGVYYSPITLSTLSKLGDRIKKEL